From a single Lacerta agilis isolate rLacAgi1 chromosome 3, rLacAgi1.pri, whole genome shotgun sequence genomic region:
- the SLC35B2 gene encoding adenosine 3'-phospho 5'-phosphosulfate transporter 1 produces the protein MGRRFCLALALAALPIVTANEEVPAVHQDSWGDFWLFRFLVNAAGYASIVVPGFLLIQYFKRKNYLETGRGICFPVIKSCVFGNEAKSVHQDDTLLAARNETVESSTARQFFKLLFCATGLQISYLTWGVLQERVMTRTYGATESDPGEKFKDSQFLVFMNRILACTVAGLYCALIKQPRHGAPMYKYSFASLSNILSSWCQYEALKYISFPTQVLAKASKVIPVMLMGKLVSRKSYEYWEYLTAALISVGVSMFLLSSSHDKHLSTVTTFSGVVLLAGYIVFDSFTSNWQDALFTYKMSSVQMMFGVNVFSCLFTVGSLLEQGALLESVRFMARHSEFAAHAVLLSVCSAFGQLFIFYTINQFGAAVFTIIMTLRQAFAILLSCLIYGHAVTVVGGLGVAVVFTALFLRVYARSRMKKRAKKVPVEGTVQKV, from the exons ATGGGCCGCAG GTTCTGCCTGGCTCTTGCGCTGGCTGCTCTCCCCATAGTGACTGCAAATGAAGAGGTACCTGCTGTTCACCAGGACTCCTGGGGAGACTTCTGGCTGTTTCGCTTTTTGGTCAACGCCGCAGGCTATGCAAGTATTGTGGTGCCAGGCTTCTTGCTTATACAATACTTCAAGAGGAAAAATTACCTTGAAACAG GCCGTGGTATTTGCTTTCCAGTTATCAAATCATGTGTCTTTGGCAACGAGGCCAAATCTGTACACCAGGACGATACCTTGCTAGCAGCTCGGAATGAGACTGTCGAGTCCTCCACAGCCCGGCAGTTCTTTAAGCTGCTGTTTTGTGCAACTGGCCTACAG ATCTCCTATCTGACATGGGGCGTCCTTCAGGAGAGGGTGATGACCCGAACGTACGGTGCAACCGAGTCCGACCCTGGTGAGAAGTTCAAGGATTCTCAGTTCCTGGTCTTCATGAACCGGATCCTAGCATGCACCGTGGCTGGCCTCTACTGCGCCCTGATCAAGCAGCCTCGTCATGGCGCTCCCATGTACAAGTATTCCTTTGCCTCCCTCTCCAACATCCTCAGCAGCTGGTGCCAGTACGAGGCCCTCAAGTACATCAGCTTCCCCACGCAGGTGCTGGCCAAAGCCTCCAAGGTGATTCCAGTCATGCTGATGGGCAAGCTGGTGTCCCGCAAGAGCTACGAGTACTGGGAGTACCTGACAGCAGCCCTCATCTCAGTCGGAGTCAGCATGTTCCTGCTCTCGAGCTCCCACGACAAGCACCTCTCCACGGTCACCACCTTCTCCGGCGTGGTCCTCCTGGCAGGCTACATTGTCTTTGACAGCTTCACGTCCAACTGGCAGGACGCCCTCTTCACCTACAAGATGTCCTCGGTGCAGATGATGTTTGGCGTCAACGTCTTCTCATGTCTCTTCACGGTGGGCTCGCTGCTGGAGCAGGGCGCCTTGCTGGAGTCGGTGCGCTTCATGGCCCGCCACTCGGAGTTTGCCGCCCACGCCGTGCTGTTGTCGGTCTGCTCGGCCTTCGGGCAGCTCTTCATCTTCTACACCATCAACCAGTTTGGAGCCGCCGTCTTCACCATCATCATGACTTTGCGGCAAGCCTTTGCCATCCTCCTGTCGTGTCTCATCTATGGCCACGCCGTCACCGTGGTGGGCGGGCTGGGAGTGGCGGTGGTCTTCACGGCGCTCTTTCTCCGCGTCTATGCCCGCAGCCGCATGAAGAAGCGGGCAAAGAAAGTGCCCGTCGAGGGCACTGTGCAGAAGGTTTAG